DNA from Methanomicrobia archaeon:
TATCGGTGCCGTGGGCGGGGCGCTGCTCTCGTCGTCCTTTAGGTGACGCGATGTTGCGATTTATCGGTGTGGTAGAGAAAGCGAACGAAAAAGGAGTTTCGCAGATACGAATTTTCGACGAGTTTCGTGACGGTTTGGAAGGATTAGATAGCTACTCGCATATAATCGTCCTCTATTGGTTCCATTTACGCGATACCGAGGAGGAGCGAAGCGTGCTCAAAGTAGTCCCGCGGCGACATTCGGGCGCGCCAGAAGTGGGCGTCTTCACCTCCAGGAGCCCAAGCAGACCGAATCCGATAGGGTTATGTGTGGTGAAGCTGGTGAGGCTGAAGGGGGCT
Protein-coding regions in this window:
- the tsaA gene encoding tRNA (N6-threonylcarbamoyladenosine(37)-N6)-methyltransferase TrmO; the encoded protein is MLRFIGVVEKANEKGVSQIRIFDEFRDGLEGLDSYSHIIVLYWFHLRDTEEERSVLKVVPRRHSGAPEVGVFTSRSPSRPNPIGLCVVKLVRLKGAVLSVKGLDAFEDTPIIDIKPYNSRADSVPDAVVPPWALRGPKT